Proteins from a single region of Weeksella virosa DSM 16922:
- the glsA gene encoding glutaminase A — MYKTISFLSIAIFYILSTPSTIVCGQNKIIDKKVMLHLVNKHKLAFTQGKVADYIPELGKANPKAVAFSITNENGETWSVGDNKQKFTIQSISKLIALMLAVEENGEEKVFTQMGYYGTHHPFNYFANLDHNGRPLNPMMNAGAIYTTSLIAGDADEPYQKILARIRYITNNPKIDINPTIYESEKATGYRNRGMFYLMKNYGMIEKEEEVLNNYFRQCSIEIDVEDLSKIAYFIANQGTRYDGDKTHYNKELMQLIQAQMLTAGMYEFSGEYARTIALPSKSGVGGGIIATVPNKIGIAVYNPSLDEHGNSLVGYLILKDFVQEYSLGIF, encoded by the coding sequence ATGTATAAAACGATATCTTTTCTCAGTATTGCTATCTTTTATATTCTGTCTACACCATCGACGATTGTTTGCGGACAGAACAAAATAATCGATAAAAAAGTAATGCTGCATTTAGTCAATAAACATAAACTCGCTTTTACGCAAGGCAAAGTAGCAGATTATATTCCAGAATTAGGCAAAGCCAACCCAAAAGCTGTTGCATTTTCTATCACAAACGAAAACGGTGAAACATGGAGTGTTGGTGATAATAAACAGAAATTTACAATCCAAAGTATTTCTAAATTAATTGCTTTGATGTTGGCAGTAGAAGAAAATGGCGAAGAAAAGGTTTTTACACAAATGGGCTATTATGGGACCCATCATCCTTTCAACTATTTTGCCAATTTAGACCACAACGGTCGTCCACTCAATCCGATGATGAATGCAGGGGCCATCTACACAACCTCTCTGATAGCAGGAGACGCAGACGAACCTTATCAGAAAATATTGGCTAGAATTCGATACATTACCAATAATCCGAAAATAGATATTAATCCGACTATTTACGAATCTGAAAAAGCTACTGGATACCGAAATCGTGGTATGTTTTATTTAATGAAAAATTATGGTATGATCGAAAAAGAAGAAGAAGTACTGAACAATTATTTCCGTCAATGTTCGATAGAAATTGATGTGGAAGATTTATCAAAAATAGCTTATTTCATTGCCAATCAAGGAACGAGATACGACGGAGATAAAACACACTACAACAAAGAACTCATGCAATTGATACAAGCACAAATGCTCACGGCTGGTATGTACGAGTTTAGCGGCGAATATGCTCGCACGATTGCTTTGCCAAGTAAATCGGGGGTTGGTGGCGGAATTATTGCTACGGTTCCCAACAAAATAGGAATTGCAGTATACAACCCTTCTCTAGATGAGCACGGCAATTCGCTGGTAGGTTATTTAATTCTAAAGGATTTTGTTCAGGAATATTCGTTAGGAATTTTTTAA
- a CDS encoding FKBP-type peptidyl-prolyl cis-trans isomerase, protein MKKEENGLLVKVDKMGTGVIPNATSKVLCHYHGTTIHGEVFDSSVNRNKPASFSLDKVIKGWRQALTQMLVGSKWTLVLPPALAYGNQELNQYIGPQSTLVFQVELIAILDE, encoded by the coding sequence GTGAAAAAAGAAGAAAATGGATTGCTGGTAAAAGTTGATAAAATGGGTACAGGTGTAATCCCAAATGCAACGAGCAAAGTGTTGTGTCATTACCACGGAACTACAATTCATGGTGAGGTTTTCGATAGTTCGGTCAATAGAAATAAACCTGCTTCTTTCTCGCTCGATAAAGTAATCAAAGGTTGGAGACAAGCCCTGACACAGATGCTAGTCGGGAGTAAATGGACGCTTGTTTTGCCCCCAGCGTTGGCGTACGGAAATCAAGAACTCAATCAATATATTGGCCCGCAATCTACCTTGGTTTTTCAGGTAGAATTAATTGCGATACTCGATGAATAA